In a genomic window of Helianthus annuus cultivar XRQ/B chromosome 10, HanXRQr2.0-SUNRISE, whole genome shotgun sequence:
- the LOC110880796 gene encoding uncharacterized protein LOC110880796 — protein sequence MEKMNFPQKLIAWIKGCLVSGMGSVLVNGSPTKEFKHKRRLRQVDPLSPFLFIIAMGIVIMFMKRASNLGLFHGCQLPNGGPNISHLCYAKDVLFIGVWSEHNITALNRLLRWLSLVSGLKVNRSKCKLFGIGVTDSEVARLARVANCETGSLPFMYLGIPIGVKMKRAKYWKPVLDRFILKL from the coding sequence GGATCAAAGGTTGCTTGGTTTCGGGTATGGGTTCGGTTCTTGTAAACGGGTCACCGACAAAAGAATTTAAACACAAGAGAAGGTTAAGGCAAGTTGACCCGCTTTCCCCTTTTCTTTTTATCATTGCAATGGGGATAGTAATTATGTTCATGAAAAGGGCGAGTAATCTGGGTTTATTCCATGGTTGCCAACTTCCAAATGGAGGGCCGAACATTTCCCATCTTTGCTATGCGAAAGATGTCCTATTTATCGGAGTTTGGTCGGAGCATAATATTACGGCTCTAAACCGCCTCTTGAGGTGGCTCAGTCTTGTTTCGGGCCTTAAAGTAAACCGTAGTAAATGTAAATTATTTGGCATTGGAGTCACCGACTCTGAGGTGGCTCGCTTAGCGCGAGTGGCAAATTGTGAAACTGGATCTCTCCCTTTTATGTATTTGGGCATCCCTATTGGAGTCAAAATGAAAAGAGCTAAGTATTGGAAACCGGTTCTGGACAGATTCATATTGAAATTATAA